The Hydractinia symbiolongicarpus strain clone_291-10 chromosome 2, HSymV2.1, whole genome shotgun sequence genomic sequence ACATTGTTAAtcaattaatttttacattttgtgcatatttttgcacagagaggatggtatgcaaccgaataaatgatttttcaaagtttaacattttgttttttagtgttttgtgtttgtttaagtttggctttttgatattgttcaggttgtattgttgtataagcatttagggaaaagacaatgtttaaaacgcgtaaacaacttattttcatagatctgtgcttaccgttgcaagcctttcttttcgaccctttggattaaaatattggaaGTTTTCaagataatcacataataagatgtatacatattttagatgtgttatttctgacgttattattattgttggtgtaactgtctgggttgtgactgtcaatgttgtcaCTTTCTaccaactagattttacaccttgtacgacattttttttatgttttgtctgaagatttgttgggaggatttcatacgatttgacatttgatattttgtgttaggcTTTAAGAACGTTttgtgttaaattatgacttaccTTCTATTTAtacattttcagatttttttttttggtggaAGGCAGTGttcaatatactgaaacatttgctgatgtcatcaaaattcaaatgacagaacttgaTTTATctactagtctctattataatagccgtattccgtctgtctctTTGCAAAATGGCGTCGGAAGTAGCGAGGCGGACGGAAAATCCTCGCGGCCTGCTGCTTTAGCTATTTTAGATCCCCGGCACATCCCGTTTTTTACGGCCTTGTTTTTACCGCTCACGCGTTATTAACCAATCACGAATCTTGATTGGCACTAATAAACAATCCAAGTTCTTCGCGGCATCAGCAAGCCGACGGAGGACCCACGCTTAACTTACAAGGTCATTTTTGGTTTAGCAGTGATGTTGTGAGGTTTGTAGGTGTCCTTTTGATCCTTTTCTCTCTAAATACTTTGTACTtataggaatatttattttctgtgtGTTTCCACATGTTGAGGTTActatttcatcacgttttctagctatcttaaacaaaccaattttaagtgtTTAGCTCGCTAGCTAAAAACGTAGAATTTGAAACAAAGTGCTTAagacagctagctatagctatttttatttttattcctatacttttaaagtttttatttagcttggtatattattatttgtttttatgtgtAAGTTGGGTAAACCTAGCTAGCTCCTCTTTCAGCTACATCTGGCTGCTAAAAAGTACAAAGTAGCCAAAGACAGTTCGTCTGCAACCAAATTCTTAATTCTTatactaaatgcagttaggcagCTACCAATTTTATTGCTGCTATGAAAACTTATGTTGCAAAATAAAAGTGCTGAGTATTTTTGTAACTGAACATGATAATGACAGGCagttttctgaaatttttttaaccgaGGCTGCaatggattttttttgaaaaagatgtTACGCCTCCACTCCTGTgcgacacagtttacctgtattAAACGCTCAGTCCAGTGTTAACAAAAGGCTGTTTCATGCGTTTCTGTTGTTGCGAtactgtttacctggactaaccgcttagaCATGAGCTAGCGTTGGAGTGttgcttgtgtttttatttaaacagagtctgcgagaaagtttttttcaagaatgtattatccctatacgccTGTACAACACCATTTAACTGTACTTCCCGTAcagtcaaatgtgtacaaaggaaccacccagagagtaaactcatttctcgaacgacttttaaaatgctttttccaccactaaagcccatgaaacttgtagttttcaaaaatgtttttattttgatgagacgccgaatgaaagcagtttaatcgccagaaaCCGAAAACCggcaatttcccataaatcccgggctcagcttGTAGTGTCGAATGTACACaacaaaagtacccagggagtaaacccatttccgaacgatttttaaaatgaatttttcaccactaaaaaagatgagacttgtagtttttaaaaacattttcattttggatgagacgccgaattaaagcaggttaatcgccggaaaccgaaagttcgcgatttcccgtaaatcccgggctcggcccgtatactcaaatgtatacgaagaaagtacccagggagtcaacgcatttccaaacgatttttaaaatgatctgcctggtgtcacgattaataTATTAACTTCCacaaaaaattattctgaaaataagataatattgaccgattgtttttgctatgacagggtaacaacggtttgtaaactctatttttatttcatcgaggccaaataacttgaaaacgaggttgtgacgtcaatgtttttcaccgcgtgggtgaCAAGgggccacctgggaccaatttgggtaattttcccaaacctgggtcccgaaTACATTTCAGAATGCAGgagtttatgacgtcatcaaaaaacttttaaaccacaatatttccgtaaccgtttgtcaaaagtacatgatcctatacttTTCTTGATCACCGTTTGAAGATTTATGCAATGAAGGCAAGGtatacatatttctaaaaaacaatTTGGATTTTAGCGGgcattgttgacgtcagcaaaatgtttATCTTTATATCTCCCGtttgcaactttttttttatcccAGGGTTTATGTTCAACCTCAAGAGCTGTTTTCAGTATTTTTTATGTTGAATTTGCGATgaaattaattcaaaaaatagTATTACGCCTTTACTCAAGTCCGACACAGTGTATTTGCACAAACCGTGCAGCATGGTGTTAACAATGGGCTccttcctgtgtttttatttatactgAAGTTGCGggggttttttaaagtttttttgaaatgggtattacgcctatatgcATGGTACAACATGGTCTACCCGTATTGAGTGCTCAGCCTACCGTCaccataaatttttaaacttctaCGGAAACTTATTTGTCTATATGAAATATTATTATACGTCTTTTATACGTCTTacttttaactgtttttatcaATTGTATTACTCTTCGATGTCTATAACTTGTACATATTCCCACCGGATTTacacagttttttaaaatatgttgaaGTAGTTCATCACTGTACATTTAATAATCGTTCAGCGTAAAACCGACAGTTATATCCTTTTGACTTATTTTCAAATACATACATACATTGTTTTTATGTTAGCTAAAGTTGGCGAAAAGTGATTCTTTGAatgttgtgtgcgcttcactCGATCTACAACAAACTTTATATTTCTATGAAAGCACTCCACTTGAATGCGTGATACAGTTTGCAGCCGTTATCAAACGTTCCATATGTCATTTAGCGACATGTTGCATAGTGTTGACGCCAGGTCCCCTGGCTAGTATTGTGTATGTTAATTGTAATATCATTCACGACTGCAAAGTGTCTTTTGCATATAATTTTTACGCTCTTTTATCATCTTTTCCATAACAATCTTGTTATGGAGAAGATGATAAAAGATGATAAtccataacaaacaaaaatgaaTACTAATTCACGACAATTTGCTAGTTAGCTGACAAATGTTTTTCAGAGGGCTCTCCAAGTGACGTTATCGCGAATGCAAATGACATGTTTTgaattccccgttccctctatacggctaattcgcaatgcattatggtagttgtattccgcgaaaacgtaaacaaaccattcgtagtaacaaaaatggccgaacaagtacacttcatccttaattctactcaaaaccaaagcgatatacaaaattctaatcaagacaacagtttttttcaaaacttgggctctcctgcaagcattggctcaaacttttcatcaagttcaagctttttattgcaagctaaaagtaaaggaggagggataacttgctgtgtacctctctgtcaaaacaactcaaagaagaatccagacttatctttttatgtcattcctaaagactcagagcttcgaaagaaatggctttttatgatcagtagaaaggattttgtaccttctacatcgcatagagtttgctctgttcatttcactggtggaaagaagacatatatgaacaatgttcccacaatagtcccaaaaactatcaaaccaacagctagcaaaccaagaaaaactctcaacagtacaaactgtaaattgcaactattttctcctgtgagggctacgacaaatgacattgctgcagaattatctgtggaggaagagttaaaacaagagttggaaaaattgagagccgaaattagttgtatgagaattcatgaaaaggaacttgatcaaactattgaaaaacaacaagccactataagtgacatagcattttcaattgaccggtttaaacacaatgaagcacactttaagttttataccggattcgaatcttataaattattcaaagcagttttagaatatttacaaccagctgcaaataaactaatatattggggttcaaatactaacactgaaaatacaaaaaatataaactctacAAAACGAGGCCGATCACGATCATTGagcgcagaagaagaattctttaTGATACTGGTTCGAATTCGATGTGGACTTTTGTTAGAAGATATGGCTGTTCGATTTAATATGTCGACAAGTCACATAAgcagaatattgattacatggacagattttttacattcacaatTCCGTATGCTTCCAATATGGGCTTCAAAAGAAACAGTACAAAATAGAATgccgaaatgttttcaaaaaagttacccaaataCCCGTGTCATATTAGATTGTACAGAAGTATTTGTGGAAATGCCTACGTCATATCGCACACAGTCCAGTACCTTTTCAAATTACAAACACCATAATACAGCAAAAGGATTAGTCGGAATAGCTCCTGATGGATCAGTGACATTTGTCTCTGATTTGTATGGTGGACGCTTTTCGGATAAACGAATAACAAAAGATAGTGGTATATACGATTTGCTAGAGCCTGGGGATTCTGTGATGGCTGATAGAGGATTTGAGCTCGAGGAAGATTTACCTGATGGAGTAACATTAAATATTCCACCATTTTTAGATGGAAAACCTCAGCTAAGTTTATTAGAGGAAAACGAAACTAGAAGAATAGCATCTGTACGTGTACATGTCGAACGAGCAATCGAACGTATAAAAAATTACCGAATTTTACAAACAGTTTTCAAACTATCAATGGCTGCTGAACTCAATAAGATATGggttatttgttgttatttagttaattttttaccacagttGGTACCAGATGTAAATACGAAtgactaaaaattataaactttcgtacactatatatatatatatattcttttatagatgtgtcataaaatgatgatggtttatagtcatttccttgtaataaatatgccattgaagttccttgccctatttcaaataagtctgtcgctaattttttgactttttcggttgagggctcatgtgcaaacagtggtgtagaacaaaattttctatttcctgtgaccaacggtcttttgcgactttcatttgtgtctttcgtaaggtctgctttctcgaatgccattgcagaaaattttattggtgcagaatttgcactttctccaggtacatgccatttttgtaacaaatctgtgcatgtcttgtcatcagggacaatttttaagtccaactgtttgtattcaaccaattgaaatagaactgctgcgacatgcttacagcatcctcctgctccagctttacataaacatttcgcatacaaaatatcaccacttctttgacacaggtggacataaacagaatatttttctcttttcatggaagcagctacaaaacatttcacaagaaaagttaatttttcagccataacattacttttaactctcactttcttcacgtagctctccttgaatagttggtatccaagaattttatgctttgtagcacccttcggcttgctatcacagctatttccaagaactaaatattggtgaattttctcctgggtgatcgaaggcatagctgcaagatcagttgaccattgacttatatcttcgtgtgttctttcctccacttcttcgtccctctcggcatttgttaattctttaaaaacaggtcttggtaccacacaagagctttgagaaaagctaggcccaagatctgtagagcttaaaattatatctaaatctgtatccttatttattacttccatttcgacttctttcactcctaaaacctcactaactaacaatatttaaatgtttacatcaataacacgggttttggataagggagataatgaatttcttgaggagatttgaaaattatcacaaaaaataacggctttttgttattatcgccacaataaaaagaatgctgttatttatttacaaactctcgcttctgggagggaaaactgtagaatacaactaccataatgcattgcgaattagccgtatagagggaacggggaatttGGCAAATGGTTTGGCTTCCATTGTGCAACACAAATTGATCTTAAGTTTACCTTATTTTTTTGTGCCAGCTAGCATCGAAGGGTGGCGGTTGTGGTTATTTTACCACCCTGGAGATGTaggctaaatatttttgacttttATTTTACCAATCACCAGAACATGCGGGAAGTTATGCTCCCGTTACTTATACAAAAATGAGATTGGTGGtgtataaaacattttaaaatattttatgattTCTTGTTATAATGAAGCCAAGATAGAAAATTATGaattaaaattatgaaaatatctaaataattgaaaaaatgccATTGTTggtaaaactaattaaaaatataatgatGTGAACATTGTTGATTTTATATcacgtgtttttatttttaatttgttaacctccttctaaattttttcttaaacacTTTGGAAGCCTTCCTACCAAACCTGCATGAAATATCCTCAGGACATTCGTTTATATATGTTCTCTACGTGTATGATGTGATTGGAATCTTGTTAGGTCATCTAGACACATATATTGTCATAGTAATTGAAGAAGGCGACACTTTTGATGTTGATGTTTTATTAGATACGCAGTTCGGATTCTCTTCCATGGTAAATTGATGTGCCAGCATAACTTAGTCTGAGTAAAGTTCTCTTGCAAGTTACACATCACAGCTGAAAGATGCAAAAGTTTTAAAGGTCAATTGATAAGATACCATTTGTTAGTGTGTGGAAATGTTTCCAGCTTTCCCCGTTGTTATATTTCGGATTTAGggctttttttctatcgaaCATATTCTAGAAATTGCTTCTTTGCATCCTAAGCGCAAAGTATTAATTTTGCAGCTATTTCCCTTGCGCAGAGAGATTATTAATGCGAAAGCATTAGCTGGTTTTCGTTCAAGTGAATAGAACAGTTAAGGATACAAAAGttcattcaaaaataaaattaaccagATAACCAAGAATGTTAGGATTCATGCCCCTTTCTTGGACAGTCTACTGTTTTGTTAATGAATCAGATAAAAGCAGCATAGCATTTAACATGAAATAATCATTTATGGTAAAATTATGTATTTAGTGTCTAACAATAAAAGCATgttatactttaaaatttgagattttaaaatgtttttgatcGGTCAGATTGCAAGCTGATTGAATCAGAGACCATGTTGATGAATGGAGTTCAATGACGTGAATACTGATTTCATTAATTCTTTGTGTTTTAATGGAAAGAATATggaattaattttattaaaatctttcTTTATCAGTTAATGACATACAATTACAGCCTACAATGGTTCTTATGAGTTCTACATTAAAGTAGAAGGAATTTCTGTGGACACAGACAAAATGTACATGTAATGGAATGTGAAAGATGGCTGCTGtatcttttctaaaaaaatacgaTAAATAAAGGCGTTAAAACCTCTAATATTTTATCTACGATTCAATGCGCGTCTTACATACTGATTTGAAGACGTCAAAGTTTCCTCTTCGATATGTAGTTGAATCTTGATAAAATTACTTCTGGTTTTATATATATTGTAGTTGGTGTGTTTAGTGTAAGAAATACAGCAGGACACTGGTAGAACGAAAGCTAGAAGCTAGAATAGAAAATGACAAGACAGATTTATTGCCAAATTGTTAGTATTGTGATAATATCAGATACATtcggaaaaaaatgttgttagaatCAAAAGTGTACCTGCAATTGTAATTGCACATACTTGAGATATACTtacagaagaagaagaaaatacaaaaatggACAGTTTTACCTGTTTCGTGAAATTGCTGCAAAAGAAAGTTGATCTACTGAGTAATTGACGTTATTCAAAATTTCTTATTCAATCTTTAAATTTAAAGTGCTGAGGTTATAGAAATATGCCGTCATGAAACAATTGCAAAGATTTCTCTTAAGTTACTTTCCCTCGATAGACATTCTAAACTTTGTGAATTGTGACGTCATTAAATGTAAACTAAAGCTAGGTATGCTCTATTTGCTGCGAGAGTATCTCCCACTTATTTCCCTTTGAAGTGGATATAATACAgcttaaaatgtgtaaagacaACTACGAAGGAGACTGTGAAATAATATCTATAAAtggagagataggaaaatgccgatgttaggacagaccccgttggcactttaccattccacgtcaaattataggccatccacgtcaaatcaacgatagaagagtctataaaatccgttagcacctacgaatgtccggatccgcccaaccccccaacccccgccgtgtcccctcCCTCCCCTCCCCAagggtccctacccaccctcatctgtcgtgccttataatttatagtgttataatttataatttatagtgttatgtgtgtctttaccagaaacaagtaaagatgattgcaacattgcaaggtttagcgccacataatgtcataactgaagaattgattttgatgattattttgagattgtttgagaccatttgatctgacaaaggcatcaCCCTTGAAACTATAATCCTTTAATTCATCACAAAGTCTTGcgggcaaccatgtcttatatttatttcccattctatcttgaacctccgcatacatagatttttcagaaagagcaccaggtcttgatatttccatctctttcacatatttaacaaggtaattatcgtttttaggcagctctctccactttatgattggagtaacttgttctatgttttgttcacattcttcaactgttggaaaagccattgtgtttatattcacgattacatctctttataccactttataaataacaacacgcaagcagtttttgttatctaccatctgtcaatcaaacgcttataacaataggattttacatattttacataccagaaagttgtttacataagaaaaaagtcaaaacgaaagtagccgttgctaaggatatttggtatgtaaggaatgcattgtttctctattgttattctggcttgattgacatttaattgacgtcattctttatctaaacaaataccatatgaaataacccgttgtcataacaatcacaagagcgatcttctcatcttcgtgcGTAGgaggaggagtatctttgtggtaaggtgtagtaatgtgtttatctgtagtatccacgtggtgtacggtaatgtgtttatcggTATgatcaggatgatcgggtgttaccggcttctttctagttatcttatgtgattcggtaacattgacctttcgattaATACCGATGGTAAGATCctcacccgatatcaaaatcttgttgttgtaacccaccacaccggtcttaattctgagattcatgtcactaggtaacatataaataccttgtccaaccgaataatcaa encodes the following:
- the LOC130629884 gene encoding uncharacterized protein LOC130629884; the protein is MILVRIRCGLLLEDMAVRFNMSTSHISRILITWTDFLHSQFRMLPIWASKETVQNRMPKCFQKSYPNTRVILDCTEVFVEMPTSYRTQSSTFSNYKHHNTAKGLVGIAPDGSVTFVSDLYGGRFSDKRITKDSGIYDLLEPGDSVMADRGFELEEDLPDGVTLNIPPFLDGKPQLSLLEENETRRIASVRVHVERAIERIKNYRILQTVFKLSMAAELNKIWVICCHLDTYIVIVIEEGDTFDVDVLLDTQFGFSSMGFFSIEHILEIASLHPKRKVLILQLFPLRREIINAKALAGFRSSE